CGGAATCAATTTTCCTTCGAAAATTTCAGTAACATATTTAACTACAAAAaacattgattttatttttccacAAGAACATTTTAAAAGGCCGGGACCCAGATTCCTGGAGTTATATTGGACTCAAACTACTATAGAGACGAGCCCAATCACATTTATTCTAGAATTAGCTCTCCCAACACAGTCTCCTCCATGCATATGAGTCGCTTGAATCTTAATTTACAACAAATGATACAAGAGTATTTGGCACAAATCTCAAGTGATGCGACCAACTCTAAGACACCCATCAAGTCATAGACAACAAAAATTTCTGGCCAAAACAGACTAGCCAAGAAGAACTAGTTTACCTTCTCAGTTACGTCTGCGCTTTCTAAAATGCCTGAGAATAAAACTGTCAGCGTATAGAGGAAAATTTGTCTGGATCAAACCCTTTAAGCATTTCCAATAGGAGAAATCCACCAATTCTCCATCTTTACGGACTAGGAATAAACATCTCGAGCCCTCAAAATTAGGATGGTACCCAATCTATCAAGTGCACACAAGAAACAAAGGGTATATTAGGTTatgtattttcgaaaaatatttcctgaaaatGTATTCTCAGAAAAATGAAACCAGGAACATGATCTATGGTTGGCTGTAAATTTTAAAGGATTTTGTGTTTCCGAGAATTCCATGAAACACAAACTCACACTGTAAAATTTTCTTACCCTTTATTTTCATGTAATAGAGCCATCTTTTATTCTAGTACCATGAAAAATGTACAGTCAAAACAGAACAAACTTTTAGATTCCTTTTATCCTAGTGccatgaataaaataaataccatTTTATTTCTGCATACAATCTAATAAGCGCATATCTATCACACATTAAAAGTTATTTTCACACTAGTTATCAATACTCAATGTTCCAAGAGATAACCATACTTTTTCCAGAGTTGTTTTAGTTTCCATCAAAACgacaattttatttaataaccCAAGGATATTCCAGTATATTTTCTTAGTTATAATGTTTCACGTATTCTTCAATATCTTTAGTTTACATCAAACACTTCTTttcaatatacatatacatattgtTAGCTGAAATACTAAATACTTAATTCAATATTTCCAAGACGATAGTTAAAAGTCCTCACTTCTGTTCAAAACGGTATTAATCCCCCGTTACTTTCAACAATCTACCATGGAATAAGAATCCATTTAATGTTATGAGCGCGTGTGTGTACGCACAcgatacatgtgtgtgtgtgtgtgtatgtgtgtgtgtgtgtgtgagagagagagagagagagagagagagagagagagagagagagaccgTGATGTAATCAACTCCACATCCAATCTTCTCTCTATACTCAGGGTGATATGCAAGTAACCTCTCAAGAATTATTTTCTCGTGTTCTGGACTCAATCTATCTCCACTTTCATATCTGCAGAGGAGACAAAGTATATGTGTTTGGTCAATACGAATGTAATAAGCACTAAAACCGGTGTGCTGATGCCCTGGAAGACAATCAAGTGTAAAGCTTAAAACCTTGATCTTTTAATAATACACACATAATAGTTGCATACACATAAACAGTGTGTGGTAGAAGCAAGGGATATTATTGGAGTTGGGACTGAAATGGTTACCTGGATAGTATTTGAGATATATTACAAATTACGAACGGATATAAATTGACATGTAAATCGAAATCAAGAATCAGACTTCACCATCTTACGAATTGGAAATGGAAATTAATTGTGAGCATCAAGTCTTGAATAATATCATGCTAAGCATAAACATCATCACATTTGTCATCCTCAATGGACACAATAACTGGAAACAATTGGACCGGTTTCGAATACAATTTTTTTCCCTTGAATGATATTTAGATATTTACTATCCATCTTCTAGCCTATCAATTGTAGAATTCATATCCGTTAAACCTATACTCCTACATGTTCAAGCATCAACTTGGCCATCCAACATCTCTCAGTTGCAATAACTTCACAATTAAACTAGTATGCAACCTTCGTCCATATTCAAAACGAGTAACTTATTCATATGAAGAGCCTTGATGTTTAATAAGACAATTACAGCATCCGAATGGGAAAAGGGCGTAATCACTGAAACATCCAAATGCCGACCATTTTGTCTTTCCCTATCCTTCCTCATTCTTGCAATAATTtagataaattaataaaatttagtaAACATATGAGCAATCACGTACAAAAATTGCTAAATTTAAAGGAACTGGAACGCAAtccataaaatataaaagattgCGAAAAAAGAGAGAGGAAAGAGCTTACTTTCCAGAATGCAGGATCATTCTCACAAAGCCCACCAGCGGCACggtatcctccaaaatctggtcCTCCCAATCCACCCAGGTATCACCACCTCCGCTACCCACTTTCCCACCTACTTTCTCCGGAATTTCATCAGCAGAGTGTGACACAGCAGGCTTCCTCAGAAAATCCGACCCATATGCTGCCGTCTCCTCACCGCTCCGGACCGCCCCACCTCCGGCCGACCCGGCCTTTATCGTAAAACTAATACGCAATCTTGGACTATTGAATGGAAGAGATAACAAAAATGGTGATGCAATTAGGTTCTGTGAGATGGATTTTCTTCGAAAGGCACCGATTGGTGGGGAATTCGAAAAGGGAATTAAAGCCATTTTGATGATGAAGTAAAGAGGAAAAGAATTATTTTACTGTTTCACTACATATACTTGACATTTTGTTCATCGGTTGCGGTACTGCGTGTAGAGCTTAGGACGAGTGGAAGGTAAAAAGAGGATGCCCTTTGGCGGGCGGATTTTGGATAACGGGTCACGGGTCACGGGTCTGGCATTTCACATAACCAACCGGATTGACGCTTGATTGTGGTCCAAAGACTCAACACAAAGGCCCATTTTACGTGGTAGTGCCTAATAAAAGGcccatttaatataaaataaatatctaaattaaatttacaCTCTCTTTGCGTAAGCGCCTGTAGCTCAGTGGATAGAGCGTCTGTTTCCTAAGCAGAAAGTCGTAGGTTCGACCCCTACCTGGCGC
The DNA window shown above is from Primulina huaijiensis isolate GDHJ02 chromosome 12, ASM1229523v2, whole genome shotgun sequence and carries:
- the LOC140989365 gene encoding protein DCL, chloroplastic-like, whose amino-acid sequence is MALIPFSNSPPIGAFRRKSISQNLIASPFLLSLPFNSPRLRISFTIKAGSAGGGAVRSGEETAAYGSDFLRKPAVSHSADEIPEKVGGKVGSGGGDTWVDWEDQILEDTVPLVGFVRMILHSGKYESGDRLSPEHEKIILERLLAYHPEYREKIGCGVDYITIGYHPNFEGSRCLFLVRKDGELVDFSYWKCLKGLIQTNFPLYADSFILRHFRKRRRN